In the genome of Flaviflexus ciconiae, one region contains:
- the ftsY gene encoding signal recognition particle-docking protein FtsY: MPETLYIVIAVVVVLAAIIGLYAGSKKRKSDRFRLDESTTPVITDEEARAQDEADAAVGTLDPDVIEDDVSVDEAPSVPTLERPESVPSRLQRLRARLARSGSMGKALLSILSRGDLSEDDWDEIEETLLAADVGLEASDELMENLRTETKVRGTTDPEVVREILREQLLALVNPDMDRTLDTVPGVGDDGAHHPATVLVVGVNGTGKTTTIGKLARVLVAEDKTVVLGAADTFRAAAADQLATWGERVGVDVVRSDVEGADPASVAFEAVAEGRRQEVDVVVVDTAGRLQNKAGLMDELGKIKRVMEKQAPVREVLLVIDATTGQNAMSQAKVFSEVVGITGIVLTKLDGTAKGGIVINVQRTLGVPVKFVGLGEGADDLAPFDPEGFVEALLS, from the coding sequence ATGCCAGAAACGCTCTATATTGTTATCGCTGTTGTGGTCGTCCTTGCCGCGATCATCGGCCTCTATGCTGGGTCGAAGAAGCGCAAGTCTGACCGGTTCCGTCTGGACGAATCCACCACCCCCGTTATTACCGATGAGGAGGCGAGGGCCCAGGACGAGGCCGACGCCGCGGTCGGAACGCTCGATCCCGATGTCATCGAGGATGACGTATCGGTTGATGAGGCTCCGTCCGTTCCCACACTCGAACGCCCCGAATCCGTTCCTTCCCGCCTCCAGCGGCTCCGTGCCCGTCTTGCTCGCTCGGGCAGCATGGGCAAGGCCCTTCTTTCCATTCTTTCCCGTGGTGACCTTTCCGAGGACGACTGGGACGAGATCGAGGAAACCCTCCTGGCTGCCGACGTTGGCCTCGAGGCCAGCGACGAGCTCATGGAGAACCTCCGGACCGAGACCAAGGTGCGCGGCACCACCGATCCCGAGGTTGTCCGCGAGATCCTCCGTGAACAGCTCCTCGCCCTCGTGAATCCGGATATGGACCGCACACTCGACACCGTCCCCGGTGTGGGTGACGACGGTGCGCACCACCCCGCCACCGTTCTCGTTGTCGGAGTTAACGGCACCGGTAAGACCACCACTATTGGCAAGCTTGCCCGCGTTCTCGTTGCAGAAGACAAGACAGTTGTCCTCGGTGCGGCAGACACGTTCCGCGCCGCCGCGGCCGATCAGCTAGCCACCTGGGGCGAGCGCGTTGGTGTCGACGTTGTTCGCTCCGACGTGGAGGGAGCCGATCCGGCTTCCGTCGCTTTTGAAGCTGTTGCCGAGGGCCGCCGCCAAGAAGTTGACGTGGTTGTTGTTGACACGGCGGGCCGCCTCCAAAACAAGGCCGGCCTCATGGACGAGCTTGGCAAGATCAAGCGCGTCATGGAGAAGCAGGCGCCGGTCCGCGAGGTCCTCCTCGTTATCGACGCCACGACCGGTCAGAACGCCATGTCCCAGGCCAAGGTGTTCTCCGAAGTCGTTGGCATCACCGGTATCGTCCTCACCAAGCTGGACGGCACCGCCAAGGGCGGAATCGTCATCAACGTGCAGCGCACCCTCGGTGTCCCCGTGAAGTTCGTGGGACTCGGCGAGGGAGCAGACGACCTTGCACCGTTCGATCCCGAAGGCTTCGTCGAGGCGCTCCTCTCGTAA
- the rbsK gene encoding ribokinase, with protein sequence MDIAVVGSNNVDLITYIDRMPKEGETIEAPEFEMGCGGKGANQAVAASRLGATVRMVTRVGNDIFAANTVKNFDDNGIDTEWVLETTGSSGVAPIFVDRESNNSIIIVKGANGLLSPQDVADAGDAIGECKLLVLQLEIPLETVYAAIDLAVERGVPVLLNPAPADTRLDPEYVAKCTYFVPNETELSLLAGKDLETIEEITEAGKKILAESKLENIIVTLGSRGSLWLTETDEVLIDSTVVEAVDSTGAGDAFIGCFATRIVKGDSVPDALMTASRYAANSVTKRGTQYSYATAEEFENWAP encoded by the coding sequence ATGGATATCGCAGTTGTCGGTTCGAACAATGTTGACCTCATTACCTACATTGACCGCATGCCGAAGGAGGGGGAGACAATCGAAGCCCCCGAGTTCGAGATGGGATGCGGAGGCAAGGGCGCGAACCAGGCTGTCGCCGCCTCTCGCCTTGGGGCCACCGTCCGCATGGTCACCCGGGTAGGCAACGACATCTTCGCGGCAAACACCGTGAAGAACTTCGACGACAACGGGATCGACACCGAATGGGTTCTCGAAACCACGGGCAGCTCGGGGGTTGCCCCGATCTTTGTCGATAGGGAATCAAACAACTCGATCATCATCGTCAAGGGCGCGAACGGTCTTTTGTCGCCCCAGGATGTGGCGGATGCTGGGGATGCGATTGGGGAGTGCAAGCTCCTCGTCCTTCAGCTGGAGATCCCGCTCGAGACCGTTTATGCCGCGATCGACCTTGCTGTCGAGCGAGGTGTCCCCGTCCTTCTCAACCCGGCGCCTGCCGATACTCGTCTGGATCCCGAGTACGTCGCCAAGTGCACATATTTCGTTCCGAACGAAACGGAGCTCTCGCTTCTTGCCGGTAAGGATCTTGAGACCATCGAGGAGATCACCGAGGCAGGTAAGAAGATCCTCGCCGAATCCAAGCTCGAGAACATTATCGTGACGCTCGGCTCCCGCGGTAGCCTCTGGCTGACCGAGACCGACGAGGTCCTCATCGACTCAACGGTGGTGGAAGCGGTTGACTCCACGGGTGCTGGAGATGCGTTTATCGGTTGCTTCGCCACCCGAATCGTCAAGGGCGACAGCGTTCCCGATGCGCTGATGACAGCATCCCGTTACGCTGCTAACTCCGTCACGAAGAGGGGAACCCAGTACTCCTACGCAACCGCCGAAGAGTTTGAAAACTGGGCTCCGTAA
- the tdh gene encoding L-threonine 3-dehydrogenase — translation MKPHRGPGLELHDVAEPYAGPGEVKIKVMYAGLCGTDLHILSWDDFAQKHVSPGQTIGHEFFGEIVEIGDGVAQGDRKDELQVGNRVSVEGHVVCGRCRNCRAGRHHMCIRTSSIGVDRNGAFATYVTVPADNVWVQPAEIDPELGAIFDPFGNAVHTAFQYPLTGEDVVITGAGPIGIMSALIARHSGARHVVLTDISDERLDLAKKAFDGYGEVCLVNTARQSLEVVQERLGMKEGFDVAFEMSGNPRAMASIIDNVTHGGQIAMLGLPSAPYAIDWNRVISRMITIKGVYGREMYDTWYTATTILLSSKPLREALRTLITHRFHADDWEKAFEAASSGTAGKVLIDWRNS, via the coding sequence GTGAAACCACACCGGGGACCAGGGTTGGAACTCCACGATGTCGCAGAGCCATACGCAGGCCCGGGCGAGGTCAAAATCAAGGTCATGTACGCAGGGCTCTGCGGAACAGATCTGCACATTCTTTCGTGGGATGACTTTGCGCAGAAGCATGTCTCCCCCGGACAAACCATCGGCCACGAGTTCTTTGGAGAGATCGTTGAGATTGGCGACGGCGTGGCGCAGGGCGACCGCAAGGACGAACTGCAGGTCGGCAACCGCGTCTCCGTTGAGGGACACGTCGTGTGCGGCAGGTGCCGCAACTGCCGGGCAGGCCGCCACCACATGTGCATCCGCACCTCCTCAATCGGGGTGGATCGCAACGGTGCCTTTGCCACGTACGTGACGGTCCCTGCCGACAACGTGTGGGTCCAGCCCGCCGAGATCGATCCGGAGCTCGGAGCGATCTTCGATCCCTTCGGCAATGCCGTACACACGGCATTCCAGTATCCGCTCACCGGCGAGGACGTTGTCATCACCGGCGCCGGCCCTATCGGGATCATGTCGGCCCTGATCGCGCGGCACTCCGGTGCCCGCCACGTTGTTCTGACGGATATTTCCGACGAACGCCTCGATCTTGCCAAGAAGGCCTTCGATGGTTACGGCGAGGTTTGCCTCGTCAACACAGCGAGGCAGTCCCTCGAAGTGGTCCAGGAGCGACTTGGCATGAAGGAGGGCTTCGACGTCGCGTTCGAGATGTCGGGGAATCCGCGTGCCATGGCTTCGATCATCGACAACGTGACGCACGGCGGTCAGATCGCCATGCTCGGCCTACCTTCCGCTCCCTATGCGATCGATTGGAATCGCGTCATTTCCCGCATGATCACGATCAAGGGCGTATACGGCCGGGAAATGTATGACACCTGGTACACGGCCACCACCATCCTCCTGTCCTCGAAGCCGCTACGGGAGGCCCTCCGCACTCTTATTACCCACCGCTTCCATGCCGATGACTGGGAGAAGGCCTTCGAGGCTGCTTCTTCCGGTACCGCCGGCAAGGTCCTCATCGATTGGAGAAACTCATGA
- a CDS encoding nucleoside/nucleotide kinase family protein translates to MTRFRLPPELLDRARGFRTRTILGIAGAPGAGKSTLAAAVKEALGDRCAVVGMDGFHYTNEELERLGRRDRKGAPDTFDAYGYIALLNRLRTEQRDIYAPAYQRGIGYSISGAVRIPASVNLVITEGNYLLLDEEPWSGVKNLLDESWYVDLDGPTRIARLIERHVESGKTREKAEAWTLGPDQANAELIASSQAHADKIITLT, encoded by the coding sequence ATGACGCGCTTCCGGCTTCCACCGGAGCTACTTGATCGCGCCCGTGGGTTCCGAACCCGAACAATTCTTGGCATTGCGGGAGCACCCGGTGCCGGGAAATCAACTCTTGCAGCAGCGGTGAAAGAAGCGCTCGGTGACAGGTGCGCAGTTGTCGGCATGGATGGTTTCCACTACACGAACGAAGAGCTGGAGCGACTCGGGCGGCGCGACCGTAAAGGTGCCCCCGACACGTTCGATGCATACGGCTACATTGCACTTCTTAACCGACTCCGCACCGAGCAACGGGATATCTACGCGCCCGCCTATCAGAGAGGCATTGGTTACTCGATATCCGGAGCAGTTCGGATACCAGCCTCCGTTAACCTCGTCATCACCGAAGGCAACTATCTGCTCCTTGATGAGGAGCCCTGGTCCGGAGTCAAAAACCTTCTCGACGAGTCCTGGTACGTGGACCTCGATGGCCCGACCCGCATCGCGCGCCTAATCGAACGGCACGTGGAATCCGGGAAGACACGAGAGAAAGCTGAAGCGTGGACCCTCGGCCCCGACCAGGCCAACGCCGAACTTATCGCTTCATCACAAGCACATGCGGACAAAATCATTACGCTGACCTGA
- a CDS encoding FitA-like ribbon-helix-helix domain-containing protein — protein MEAVIVRGLGGCVLRQLEVQARKHGYSVEAEVRDILTTAVHRNFGMALLLATAGAGGIDGLPIPVRDSLACCAHFDQPAPAQPTS, from the coding sequence ATGGAGGCGGTTATTGTGCGCGGGCTCGGTGGGTGCGTTCTGCGTCAGCTCGAAGTCCAGGCAAGGAAGCACGGGTACTCCGTGGAAGCGGAGGTTCGCGACATTCTCACGACAGCCGTGCACCGAAACTTCGGGATGGCACTACTTCTGGCTACCGCAGGAGCCGGTGGAATTGATGGCCTGCCGATTCCGGTGCGCGATAGTCTTGCATGCTGTGCCCACTTTGACCAGCCAGCCCCCGCACAACCAACGTCGTAG
- the smc gene encoding chromosome segregation protein SMC, translating to MHLKQLTLRGFKSFATATTLTFEPGINCVVGPNGSGKSNVVDALSWVMGEQGAKTLRGGSMADVIFAGTADRPALGRAEVSLTIDNSDGALPISYTEVTISRTLFRSGGSEYAINGSPVRLLDIQELLSDTGMGREMHVIVGQGRLDSVLQATPEERRSFVEEAAGVLKHRRRKEKAIRKMESMEANLHRLSDLTAELRRQLGPLARQAKAARSAQVIQADLRDAQARLLADDIAQVQARLSAAEEDETRLKARRDELVGKRNAVREEVGLLEEERSRANPVIADLTESWQRLSTQAERFSSLVTLAGERARSLSTHQETQRRESPEELRSRAATVRAEETELQHRRDEAERLLNSSIEAREKAEASEKELDREISSLTSAIADRREDAARLSGRIVTATSRVQSLEEERERVEASRTSAQDRHEDARAKVATAEESIVAHDGGGDELSKQHEALAEKLAEAKAALNEARNRQSDARGRRDVSQTRAETLALSLEPEDGSADVLENVVGVTGWLRVLLEVEDGWEAASETALGGVAGALTAESVDSAVAAIRYVREGDGGRVVLVVEGEQPEADVAKQERARVALKSVGESAEDAILATDAMRGWDGLEAALAGTILAADLTLARRLVEAGAPRVVTRDGDSIGPHSARGGSVSEASILARQAAARAAQSESDRAATDLVAAGEDVEKAQEHLDEIEGRYAEAASELHTRDAQLAAATAELGVLRQSLTAARGEVERNTARLEKIATELAERKDELARLESDREARDVAPEDLEGRLSAAQASKESLHEKTVATRSEETEARLALRVAQERATVIAGKADALERHARAEEARLIEEQRRLARRAHHAKIAQQVAELAGSTLEKVEIARDTAARLRREAESGRADRDIALAQARKRLDEVQESLTEVDDAANRRDIARAEQRIILEQLEEKARAELAMDGGDLVGEFGPLVDVPGEDGPTPYVREEQQKRYEQAQRKLARLGKINPLALEEHAALEERHTYLSNQLDDLRKSKADLVQIVNDIDEKVQAVLSDAYRDVQDAFVHVFSTLFPGGDGKLVLTGDDPLTAGIEIEARPPGKRVKRLSLLSGGERSLTALAFLVAIFKARPSPFYVLDEVEAALDDVNLGRMLTMFKELQNSSQLIVITHQKRTMEIADTIYGVAMRDQGVSTVISQRLKDIRPTE from the coding sequence GTGCATCTCAAACAGCTGACGCTCCGCGGTTTCAAGTCCTTTGCGACCGCGACAACGCTGACCTTCGAACCGGGAATCAACTGCGTGGTTGGCCCTAACGGCTCAGGTAAGTCAAACGTTGTTGATGCTCTGTCGTGGGTTATGGGAGAGCAGGGAGCGAAAACCTTGCGCGGTGGCTCCATGGCCGACGTGATCTTTGCGGGAACCGCTGACCGACCGGCGCTTGGTCGTGCCGAAGTGTCGCTCACGATCGACAACTCGGATGGTGCGTTGCCGATCTCCTATACGGAAGTCACAATCTCCCGCACCCTGTTCCGTTCGGGTGGCTCCGAGTATGCGATCAACGGATCCCCGGTTCGTCTTCTCGATATCCAGGAACTGCTCTCCGACACCGGCATGGGACGGGAGATGCACGTCATTGTGGGCCAGGGCAGGCTTGACTCGGTCCTGCAAGCAACACCCGAGGAACGGCGCTCCTTTGTCGAAGAGGCTGCCGGTGTTCTCAAACACCGCAGGCGCAAAGAGAAAGCCATTAGGAAGATGGAGTCAATGGAGGCAAACCTCCACCGACTCTCCGACCTCACTGCCGAGCTCCGCAGGCAACTCGGCCCCCTCGCCAGGCAGGCGAAAGCCGCGCGTAGCGCACAGGTGATCCAAGCCGATCTGCGCGACGCTCAGGCACGCCTCCTCGCCGACGATATTGCTCAGGTGCAGGCGCGCCTCAGCGCCGCCGAGGAAGACGAGACACGGCTCAAAGCGCGTCGGGATGAGCTCGTTGGCAAGCGCAATGCGGTCCGTGAAGAAGTGGGACTCCTCGAAGAGGAGCGATCCCGCGCCAACCCCGTGATCGCCGATCTCACGGAATCCTGGCAGCGTCTCTCAACCCAGGCAGAGCGCTTCAGCTCGCTGGTGACCCTCGCCGGTGAGCGCGCACGCTCACTGTCCACCCACCAGGAAACCCAGCGCAGGGAATCACCCGAAGAGCTCCGTTCCCGGGCGGCGACCGTGCGCGCCGAAGAAACCGAACTCCAACACCGTCGCGACGAAGCAGAGCGCTTGCTCAATAGCTCGATCGAGGCACGTGAGAAGGCGGAAGCCAGCGAGAAGGAACTCGACCGCGAAATCTCATCCCTAACGAGCGCTATTGCCGACCGAAGAGAAGATGCGGCACGACTATCGGGGCGCATTGTTACGGCGACGAGCCGGGTCCAGTCGCTAGAGGAAGAACGGGAACGCGTCGAAGCGTCCCGCACCTCCGCCCAGGATCGCCACGAGGATGCTCGGGCAAAGGTCGCCACGGCAGAAGAATCGATCGTTGCACACGACGGTGGCGGCGACGAGCTGTCGAAGCAACACGAAGCGCTCGCGGAGAAACTCGCTGAAGCAAAGGCCGCTCTCAACGAAGCGCGCAACAGGCAGTCGGATGCTCGGGGACGCAGGGACGTTTCCCAGACCCGCGCGGAAACCCTTGCCCTGTCCCTCGAACCGGAGGACGGCTCTGCCGATGTCCTGGAGAACGTTGTCGGTGTAACCGGCTGGTTGCGCGTTCTGCTAGAAGTTGAGGACGGCTGGGAAGCCGCATCGGAAACCGCTCTCGGGGGTGTTGCTGGTGCACTCACTGCCGAAAGCGTTGACTCTGCCGTTGCCGCGATCCGCTACGTTCGCGAAGGCGACGGCGGCCGCGTTGTTCTCGTTGTTGAAGGCGAACAGCCGGAGGCTGACGTTGCCAAGCAGGAGCGTGCGCGCGTTGCACTGAAGAGCGTTGGTGAGTCGGCGGAGGATGCGATTTTGGCAACCGATGCCATGCGCGGGTGGGACGGCCTCGAAGCCGCTTTGGCAGGAACGATTCTTGCCGCCGATCTGACGTTGGCACGCAGGCTCGTGGAAGCAGGCGCCCCGCGCGTTGTCACCCGCGATGGTGATTCGATAGGACCGCACTCCGCCCGCGGCGGCTCCGTTTCGGAAGCCTCGATCCTTGCGAGACAGGCCGCCGCACGTGCCGCTCAATCCGAGTCCGATCGGGCAGCAACGGACCTTGTTGCGGCTGGCGAGGACGTTGAGAAAGCTCAGGAACACCTCGATGAGATCGAAGGTAGATACGCGGAAGCGGCCTCCGAACTCCACACTCGTGACGCTCAGCTTGCCGCCGCCACGGCAGAGCTTGGTGTGCTCCGACAGTCTCTGACTGCCGCACGCGGCGAGGTTGAAAGAAACACGGCGCGACTGGAGAAGATCGCCACTGAGCTGGCCGAGCGCAAGGATGAACTGGCACGCCTCGAATCGGACCGGGAGGCCCGCGACGTGGCGCCCGAAGATCTCGAGGGCAGGCTTTCTGCGGCGCAGGCCAGCAAAGAATCTCTGCATGAGAAGACCGTGGCTACTCGTTCCGAAGAGACGGAGGCGAGGCTTGCCCTGCGAGTAGCGCAGGAGCGCGCCACGGTTATTGCTGGCAAGGCCGATGCTTTAGAGCGTCACGCTCGTGCGGAAGAAGCACGGCTTATCGAGGAGCAGCGCAGGCTTGCCCGCCGAGCGCACCATGCGAAGATTGCCCAGCAGGTTGCGGAACTCGCCGGATCAACCCTTGAGAAGGTTGAAATTGCGCGGGATACTGCGGCACGGCTACGCAGGGAAGCTGAGTCCGGTCGCGCCGATCGAGACATTGCTCTGGCTCAGGCCCGTAAACGACTCGATGAAGTCCAGGAGAGCCTGACCGAGGTTGACGATGCTGCCAACCGGCGGGATATTGCCCGCGCCGAGCAACGCATCATTCTGGAACAGCTCGAGGAGAAGGCACGCGCCGAACTGGCCATGGACGGGGGAGACCTCGTGGGCGAATTCGGTCCTCTCGTCGATGTTCCCGGTGAAGACGGTCCCACGCCTTACGTTCGCGAGGAACAGCAGAAACGTTACGAGCAGGCCCAGCGGAAGCTGGCCCGCCTTGGCAAAATTAACCCGCTTGCCCTCGAAGAGCACGCAGCCCTCGAGGAGCGCCACACCTACCTGTCGAATCAGCTCGATGATCTGCGCAAATCAAAGGCCGATCTCGTTCAGATCGTCAATGACATCGACGAGAAGGTCCAGGCCGTTCTGAGCGACGCGTACCGGGATGTGCAAGACGCGTTCGTTCACGTCTTCTCGACACTCTTTCCGGGTGGCGACGGCAAGCTCGTTCTCACGGGAGATGATCCGCTAACGGCAGGTATCGAGATTGAGGCCCGGCCACCCGGCAAGCGAGTCAAGCGGCTCTCGTTGCTGTCCGGTGGTGAACGGTCCCTGACGGCGCTCGCGTTCCTTGTCGCGATCTTCAAGGCGCGTCCCTCGCCCTTCTACGTCCTCGACGAAGTCGAGGCCGCACTGGATGACGTGAACCTCGGACGAATGCTGACGATGTTCAAGGAACTACAGAACTCCTCCCAGCTCATCGTCATCACCCACCAGAAGAGGACGATGGAGATCGCGGATACGATCTACGGCGTCGCCATGCGAGATCAGGGCGTCTCCACCGTCATCTCCCAGCGCCTCAAGGACATCCGGCCGACCGAATAG
- the ffh gene encoding signal recognition particle protein, whose translation MFASLSDRITGSFKQLRGKGRLSEADVDGTIREIRRALLEADVALPVVRQFTASVREKSVSALSSQALNPAQQVIKIVNDELVEVLGGDTRELNFASRPPTVIMLAGLQGAGKTTLAGKLGLWLREQDNKVLLVASDLQRPNAVNQLQIVGERAGVDVWAPEPGNGVGDPVQVARSGVEHGRQNHYNVVIVDTAGRLGVDEEMMEQARNIRDAVNPNETLFVLDAMIGQDAVQTSIAFRDGVGFTGVVLSKLDGDARGGAALSVRGVTGVPVLFASTGEKLEDFERFHADRMASRILDMGDVLTLIEQAQKAYDEKEAEDLAEKMAEGTFTLNDFLAQLQQVRKMGSMKKMLGMMPGMGQFRDQLENFDEREIDRVEAIIRSMTPQERRDPKILNGSRRLRIAKGSGSTVQEVNSLMDRFEKAKTMMQHMSKTGGGAPGMGSLPGMGKRAKARQPAASKKRKSANKKGRSGNPAKRAQQEREAAQKRANQPKGSAFGVSNQGDDTPDLNELAKFLR comes from the coding sequence GTGTTTGCATCACTTTCTGATCGGATAACCGGCTCTTTTAAGCAGCTGCGCGGCAAGGGCCGTCTCTCCGAGGCGGACGTCGACGGGACGATCCGCGAGATTCGCCGTGCCCTTCTTGAAGCCGACGTGGCCCTGCCGGTCGTCCGCCAATTCACCGCGTCCGTCCGAGAGAAGTCTGTTTCTGCGCTGTCCTCGCAGGCCCTTAACCCGGCCCAGCAGGTCATTAAGATCGTCAACGACGAACTCGTTGAGGTCCTTGGCGGCGACACTCGTGAACTGAACTTTGCTTCGCGCCCGCCAACAGTCATCATGCTGGCCGGCCTCCAGGGTGCCGGTAAGACCACGCTCGCTGGAAAGCTTGGCCTGTGGCTGCGTGAACAGGACAACAAGGTCCTCCTTGTAGCCTCCGACCTGCAGCGCCCCAACGCCGTCAACCAGCTCCAGATCGTGGGCGAGCGAGCAGGCGTGGACGTGTGGGCTCCTGAGCCGGGCAACGGTGTCGGTGACCCCGTTCAGGTGGCACGCTCAGGTGTTGAGCACGGTCGCCAAAACCACTACAACGTCGTTATCGTCGACACGGCCGGTCGCCTCGGTGTCGACGAGGAGATGATGGAGCAGGCCCGGAACATTCGGGATGCTGTCAACCCGAACGAGACCCTGTTTGTTCTGGACGCGATGATTGGTCAGGACGCAGTCCAGACCTCGATCGCCTTCCGTGACGGTGTTGGCTTCACCGGTGTTGTGCTGTCCAAGCTCGATGGCGATGCTCGCGGCGGCGCGGCACTCTCGGTCCGTGGTGTGACCGGTGTTCCGGTCCTCTTTGCCTCCACCGGCGAGAAGCTTGAAGACTTTGAGCGGTTCCATGCTGACCGCATGGCTTCCCGAATCCTCGACATGGGTGACGTTCTCACCCTGATCGAGCAGGCCCAGAAGGCCTACGATGAGAAGGAAGCTGAAGATCTTGCGGAGAAGATGGCGGAGGGAACGTTCACGCTGAACGACTTCCTGGCCCAGCTTCAGCAGGTCCGGAAGATGGGCTCCATGAAGAAAATGCTGGGCATGATGCCCGGCATGGGGCAGTTCCGTGACCAGCTCGAGAACTTCGACGAGCGCGAGATTGACCGCGTTGAGGCCATCATTCGTTCGATGACCCCGCAGGAGCGTCGCGACCCCAAGATCCTGAACGGCTCCCGCCGTCTCCGCATCGCCAAGGGCTCCGGAAGTACCGTCCAAGAGGTGAACTCCCTCATGGACCGGTTCGAGAAGGCCAAGACGATGATGCAGCACATGTCGAAGACGGGCGGCGGAGCCCCCGGCATGGGATCGCTGCCCGGCATGGGCAAGCGAGCGAAGGCCCGTCAGCCAGCTGCCTCCAAGAAGAGGAAGTCGGCCAACAAGAAGGGCCGCTCCGGTAACCCCGCAAAGCGCGCACAGCAGGAGCGGGAGGCGGCTCAGAAGCGTGCCAACCAGCCCAAGGGATCCGCGTTCGGCGTCTCCAACCAGGGGGACGATACGCCGGACCTGAACGAGCTCGCCAAGTTCCTCCGATAG
- a CDS encoding glycine C-acetyltransferase, which translates to MMTFTDQLATELADIESAGLTKRERLLTSAQGPHITTSQGPALNFCANNYLGLANHPEIIQAAHDGLDHAGFGAASVRFICGTHEEHRNLEKEIAEYVGTEDAILFPSCFDANGALFEVLLTADDAVISDSLNHASIIDGVRLSKAKRFRYANRDMAQLEEALKDAQGSRRILIITDGVFSMDGYFAPLEEICDLAEKYGAAVAVDDSHATGFIGPKGAGTHARAGVADRVDILTGTLGKALGGASGGYVAGPQEVIDLLKQRGRPYLFSNAVAPSLVAGARVALRLAKEGDDLREQLTKNADHFRSRMAHDGFDLLPGSHPIIAVMFPGEDGALLASKIADDMLKLGVYVTAFSFPVVPRGEARIRVQLSAAHTEADIDACVDAFVASRDRIQAEDSK; encoded by the coding sequence ATGATGACGTTCACCGACCAGCTCGCCACCGAGCTGGCAGACATCGAATCCGCAGGCCTCACCAAACGGGAGCGGCTCCTCACCTCCGCGCAGGGCCCCCACATCACAACCTCTCAGGGACCTGCCCTGAACTTCTGCGCAAACAACTACCTGGGACTTGCCAACCACCCAGAGATCATTCAGGCCGCTCACGATGGCCTTGATCATGCTGGCTTCGGTGCAGCCTCTGTGCGCTTTATCTGCGGCACCCACGAAGAGCACCGCAACCTCGAGAAGGAAATTGCGGAATATGTGGGAACCGAGGACGCAATTCTCTTCCCCTCCTGCTTCGACGCCAATGGGGCCCTCTTCGAGGTCCTCCTGACCGCCGATGACGCAGTCATCTCCGACTCTCTCAATCATGCCTCGATCATCGATGGTGTTCGACTCTCCAAGGCGAAGCGGTTCCGTTACGCCAACCGGGACATGGCTCAGCTCGAAGAGGCACTCAAGGATGCTCAGGGTTCCCGGCGCATCCTCATCATCACCGATGGCGTGTTCTCCATGGACGGCTACTTCGCTCCGCTCGAAGAGATCTGCGATCTCGCCGAAAAGTACGGAGCAGCCGTGGCGGTCGACGACTCGCATGCCACCGGCTTTATCGGACCAAAGGGCGCAGGAACTCACGCGCGAGCCGGTGTTGCGGACCGTGTCGATATCCTCACCGGTACCCTCGGCAAGGCCCTGGGTGGTGCTTCCGGCGGTTACGTCGCGGGCCCTCAGGAAGTCATCGACCTGCTCAAGCAACGCGGCCGCCCCTACCTGTTCTCCAACGCCGTTGCTCCGTCCCTCGTGGCCGGAGCCCGCGTCGCTCTACGCCTCGCGAAGGAAGGTGATGATCTGCGGGAGCAGCTCACAAAGAACGCGGATCATTTCCGATCTCGCATGGCCCACGACGGCTTCGACCTCCTGCCTGGCTCGCACCCGATCATTGCCGTCATGTTCCCCGGAGAAGACGGGGCGCTGCTTGCCTCGAAGATCGCCGACGACATGCTGAAGCTCGGGGTCTACGTCACCGCCTTCTCATTCCCGGTCGTTCCCCGAGGGGAAGCAAGGATCCGCGTTCAGCTATCCGCGGCCCACACCGAGGCAGACATCGATGCGTGCGTCGACGCCTTCGTCGCATCCCGGGACCGAATCCAGGCAGAAGACAGCAAGTAA